From the Microbacterium thalassium genome, one window contains:
- a CDS encoding holo-ACP synthase, which produces MIVGIGIDLVDIARFENVIARTPRLLERLFSPAERELRPRSLAARYAAKEALIKALGGSEGLHWTEIEITPEASGRPWFTLTGSTASVVDERGITGLHLSMSHDGGFATAYVVAEAADAAAPADRPAGAPA; this is translated from the coding sequence GTGATCGTCGGCATCGGCATCGACCTGGTCGACATCGCGCGCTTCGAGAACGTGATCGCCCGCACGCCGCGCCTGCTCGAGCGGCTGTTCTCGCCCGCCGAACGCGAACTCAGGCCCCGCTCGCTCGCGGCCCGCTACGCCGCCAAGGAGGCGCTCATCAAGGCGCTCGGCGGCTCCGAAGGCCTGCACTGGACCGAGATCGAGATCACTCCCGAGGCATCGGGACGACCGTGGTTCACACTCACGGGGTCCACGGCCTCCGTCGTCGACGAGCGCGGCATCACGGGCCTGCACCTGTCGATGTCGCACGACGGCGGCTTCGCCACCGCGTACGTCGTCGCGGAAGCCGCGGATGCCGCAGCGCCCGCCGACCGACCCGCCGGAGCGCCCGCATGA